One Tolypothrix bouteillei VB521301 DNA window includes the following coding sequences:
- the aat gene encoding leucyl/phenylalanyl-tRNA--protein transferase codes for MNYDIATIVQGYAQGYFLMADEDNVLGWYGSRDRTLIPLDNRFRYPKSLRRALNQERFSIAINRDFKSVVANCADRETTWISPELKKIYWELYQAGWAYSFETWQGDELAGGILGIVIGGAFIGESMFYRIPEGSKVAMVKLVERLRERQFVLFDAQMMNPHLERFGAYGINDDEYQILLKKALFRRCSLD; via the coding sequence ATGAATTATGATATCGCCACTATTGTTCAAGGTTACGCTCAAGGCTATTTTCTCATGGCTGATGAGGATAATGTCTTGGGATGGTATGGAAGTCGCGATCGCACTCTCATTCCTCTAGATAACAGATTTCGCTACCCCAAGTCCCTGAGGCGAGCATTAAATCAAGAGCGTTTCAGCATTGCAATTAACCGTGATTTTAAATCTGTTGTAGCAAACTGTGCTGACAGAGAAACAACATGGATTTCGCCAGAGTTAAAAAAGATTTATTGGGAACTTTACCAAGCAGGATGGGCGTATAGTTTTGAAACTTGGCAAGGGGACGAACTTGCTGGAGGTATTTTAGGGATTGTGATTGGGGGTGCTTTTATTGGGGAGTCGATGTTTTACCGCATTCCCGAAGGATCGAAAGTGGCGATGGTAAAGTTAGTAGAGAGATTGCGGGAAAGACAATTTGTACTCTTTGACGCCCAAATGATGAATCCTCATTTGGAAAGGTTTGGGGCTTATGGCATTAATGATGATGAGTATCAAATTTTGCTGAAAAAAGCTTTGTTTCGGAGGTGTTCTTTGGATTAA
- the nth gene encoding endonuclease III: MGAKVIPVIGIRKRSSKKQRAIEILVRLKRLYPDATCSLNYASPVQLLVATILSAQCTDERVNQVTPALFSKFPDAASLANADLEELENLVRSTGFYRNKAKNIKSACQTIVSEFGSQVPKRMEDLLKLSGVARKTANVVLAHAYGINSGVTVDTHVKRLTQRLGLTEHSDPIRIERDLMGLLPQPDWENWSIRLIYHGRAICKARSPACEACELSDLCPCAFHVPQEKVKAKIVEN, encoded by the coding sequence AGCAATAGAAATTCTCGTTCGTCTGAAGCGCCTCTATCCCGACGCGACTTGTTCTTTAAATTATGCAAGCCCAGTACAACTGCTTGTTGCTACTATTCTCTCCGCACAATGTACTGATGAGCGGGTCAATCAAGTAACACCAGCGCTATTTAGTAAGTTCCCTGATGCAGCGAGTTTGGCAAATGCTGACTTGGAAGAGTTGGAAAATCTAGTCCGTTCCACTGGTTTCTACCGCAATAAGGCAAAGAATATCAAATCTGCTTGCCAAACGATCGTGAGCGAATTTGGTTCTCAAGTCCCAAAGCGCATGGAGGACTTACTAAAACTTTCTGGTGTAGCTCGGAAGACAGCAAATGTTGTTCTCGCTCATGCTTATGGAATCAATTCTGGGGTAACAGTTGATACTCATGTTAAACGTCTCACCCAACGTTTGGGTTTAACGGAACATTCCGATCCCATCCGCATTGAACGAGATTTGATGGGTTTATTACCTCAACCAGACTGGGAAAATTGGTCTATCCGGCTCATTTATCACGGTCGCGCCATTTGTAAAGCACGATCGCCCGCTTGTGAGGCTTGTGAACTCTCTGACCTCTGTCCTTGTGCTTTTCACGTTCCGCAGGAAAAGGTAAAGGCAAAAATTGTAGAAAACTAG
- a CDS encoding cell division protein FtsX — MFKFFTKFDYLLKETFLGLRRGGWMNWAAVSTVTVLLFLFGMSLQTSWQLEKLLNQFGTQLEVSVYLEPSARIETLEPLVANMPEVASIQKITKDQAWTKLVKELGISNIESATQQLGENPLVDELKVKAQNSSVVPTLATQLAKLQGVETVQYVDEALKRIAQLHQGLNWVSLAITIILTLTAVAVTSTTIRLIVIARRREIEIMQLVGATSVWIYLPFVLQGIVFGILGGAIAWGFISCLQQFLSRWLANQPEFIQFLTNGLQLSVLQTLLLPIILLNFGAVVGLLGSLFAVRRFAKS; from the coding sequence GTGTTTAAATTTTTTACCAAGTTTGATTACCTACTTAAAGAGACTTTTCTCGGTTTGCGACGTGGTGGATGGATGAACTGGGCGGCTGTCAGTACCGTCACGGTATTATTGTTTTTATTCGGCATGAGCTTGCAAACATCTTGGCAGTTAGAAAAATTACTGAACCAGTTTGGTACCCAACTCGAAGTATCCGTCTACCTCGAACCAAGTGCTCGCATAGAAACACTCGAGCCACTTGTAGCCAATATGCCAGAAGTCGCTAGTATTCAGAAGATTACAAAAGATCAAGCTTGGACTAAGTTAGTTAAAGAACTAGGTATTTCTAATATTGAGAGTGCGACTCAACAGCTTGGCGAAAACCCTTTAGTTGATGAGTTAAAAGTCAAGGCGCAAAACTCTTCTGTTGTCCCAACTTTAGCGACACAACTGGCTAAGTTACAGGGAGTTGAGACAGTGCAGTATGTAGATGAAGCGTTGAAACGTATTGCCCAATTGCATCAAGGTTTAAATTGGGTTTCATTGGCGATTACCATAATCTTGACGTTGACCGCAGTTGCTGTGACTTCAACGACTATTCGCCTAATTGTCATAGCACGACGGCGGGAAATTGAAATCATGCAACTCGTAGGGGCGACTTCAGTTTGGATTTATTTACCGTTTGTGCTGCAAGGAATCGTTTTCGGTATTTTAGGAGGTGCGATCGCTTGGGGATTTATTAGCTGTCTTCAACAGTTTCTCAGTCGTTGGTTGGCCAATCAACCCGAATTTATTCAGTTTCTCACCAATGGTTTGCAACTGAGCGTACTGCAAACTCTGTTATTACCCATCATTCTCTTGAATTTTGGTGCTGTGGTGGGATTATTGGGAAGTCTCTTTGCTGTTCGTCGTTTTGCTAAAAGTTAA
- the cas6 gene encoding CRISPR-associated endoribonuclease Cas6 → MPHSLVLHLLPQSPIPPQFLTGRHLHALFLNLVSSVDRKLGDCLHDSTSDKAFTISPLQIKTNASHKNKTLDPTLQWEHQKPIPTGTSCWWRISLLDDTLLAQLTQLWLNLNPAHPWHLGPADLYITTILGTPHTTQPWANAITYAQLYEQASDSQRQIALSFCTPTNFRQGHFDTALPTRECVFNSLLQRWNKYSGIPLESNLTEFIFPSFFNIRTAVAVDSRSKFIGCVGEINYRILGQVDTCIIKHINALADFALYCGAGRKTTMGMGMVRRLEV, encoded by the coding sequence ATGCCTCACAGTCTAGTTCTACACTTGCTTCCTCAGTCTCCCATTCCACCACAATTTCTCACCGGCAGACATCTTCACGCACTGTTTCTCAATCTTGTGAGTTCTGTAGATCGAAAACTGGGCGATTGCCTTCATGACTCCACATCTGACAAAGCTTTTACCATCAGTCCCTTACAAATCAAAACCAACGCCAGTCACAAAAATAAGACCCTAGACCCAACATTGCAGTGGGAACACCAAAAACCAATACCAACTGGAACAAGCTGTTGGTGGCGCATATCTTTATTAGATGACACTCTTTTGGCTCAACTCACCCAACTTTGGCTCAATCTTAACCCGGCTCATCCTTGGCATCTCGGTCCTGCTGACTTATACATTACCACTATCCTTGGGACACCTCACACAACACAACCTTGGGCAAACGCTATAACCTACGCCCAATTGTACGAGCAAGCTTCCGATAGCCAACGTCAAATTGCCCTTAGTTTCTGTACTCCTACTAACTTTCGTCAAGGTCATTTTGATACCGCTTTACCAACTAGAGAATGCGTCTTTAACAGTTTGCTTCAACGTTGGAACAAATACAGCGGTATTCCTTTAGAATCCAATCTCACAGAATTCATTTTCCCCAGTTTCTTTAACATTCGTACAGCTGTAGCAGTTGACTCACGCAGTAAATTTATCGGCTGTGTGGGCGAAATTAATTATCGGATTTTAGGTCAAGTCGATACCTGCATCATTAAACATATCAATGCCCTAGCGGATTTTGCTCTCTACTGCGGCGCAGGACGCAAAACCACCATGGGCATGGGGATGGTTCGTCGTTTGGAAGTTTAA
- a CDS encoding DUF3598 family protein, with the protein MHSQWTALLQNLGEWQGSFTRFSPQGDILEDTPSVVTLEGLDNNQKIRQTIRLGGSEKVLEYSTLARSVLFFKNGAFSQGSIQLAPFSEFGAEFGLIYENQRLRLVQLYDKNLELAQLTLIREHLAGTQPPQKPQLTVDNLLGEWQGEAVTIYPDWRSPENYSTKMQLQLDGNGRLIQSLTFGERTISSTATVKNSIIHFDQDPQKQVQVLLLPNGASATSPLKLSVRQPLFLEVGWLIQPDLRQRMIRSYSDKGDWISLTLVTEKKI; encoded by the coding sequence ATGCACTCGCAATGGACAGCCCTACTACAAAATCTAGGCGAATGGCAAGGGTCTTTTACTCGCTTCTCTCCTCAGGGTGACATTTTGGAAGATACCCCAAGTGTAGTGACTTTGGAAGGGCTAGATAACAACCAGAAAATTCGTCAAACAATTCGTCTTGGGGGAAGTGAGAAAGTCTTAGAATACAGCACGCTTGCACGAAGTGTACTGTTTTTTAAGAACGGGGCGTTTTCCCAAGGTTCAATTCAACTCGCACCATTTTCTGAATTTGGTGCTGAATTTGGTTTGATTTATGAAAACCAACGCCTGCGTCTCGTTCAGTTGTATGATAAAAATCTTGAGTTAGCTCAATTAACCTTAATTAGAGAACACCTAGCAGGAACTCAACCACCACAAAAGCCCCAGCTGACAGTGGACAATTTACTCGGAGAATGGCAAGGCGAAGCAGTCACGATATATCCCGATTGGCGTTCTCCTGAAAATTATTCTACAAAAATGCAACTACAGCTAGATGGGAATGGACGACTTATCCAAAGTTTAACTTTTGGCGAGCGCACGATCTCCTCAACAGCTACTGTTAAAAACTCTATCATCCACTTTGACCAAGACCCCCAAAAACAGGTACAAGTCTTGCTCTTACCTAATGGTGCATCAGCAACGTCTCCACTCAAACTGTCAGTGCGTCAGCCGTTGTTTCTTGAAGTGGGTTGGCTTATTCAACCAGATTTGCGCCAGCGGATGATTCGCAGCTACAGTGACAAGGGCGATTGGATAAGTTTGACTTTAGTGACGGAGAAAAAAATTTAA
- the def gene encoding peptide deformylase, whose product MPIEIAVEKKKLQNPPLEMHYLGDRVLRQPAKRISKVDEELRQIIREMLQTMYSKDGIGLAAPQVGINKQLIVIDCDPENPANPPLVLINPTIKKVSRDLCVAQEGCLSIPGVYLDVKRPQVVEISYKDESGRPQSLKAGDLLGRCIQHEIDHLNGVVFVDRVDNSLALAQELSKHGFSHQAVKPVA is encoded by the coding sequence ATGCCTATAGAAATTGCTGTTGAAAAGAAAAAGTTACAAAATCCACCATTAGAAATGCATTATTTGGGCGATCGCGTCCTTCGCCAACCTGCAAAGCGAATCTCCAAAGTCGATGAGGAACTGCGCCAAATCATCCGCGAAATGTTACAAACCATGTATAGCAAAGATGGTATTGGTTTGGCAGCACCCCAAGTAGGAATCAACAAACAACTGATTGTGATTGACTGCGATCCAGAAAACCCAGCCAATCCCCCCTTGGTATTAATTAACCCCACCATCAAAAAAGTCAGCCGCGATTTGTGTGTTGCTCAAGAAGGTTGTTTGAGCATACCGGGCGTATACCTTGATGTGAAGCGTCCTCAAGTGGTAGAAATCTCTTACAAAGATGAAAGCGGGCGTCCCCAGTCGTTAAAGGCGGGAGATTTACTCGGACGATGCATTCAGCATGAAATAGATCACCTGAACGGGGTAGTATTTGTAGACAGAGTAGATAACTCTTTGGCTTTAGCACAGGAGTTATCCAAACATGGCTTTTCGCATCAAGCAGTAAAACCAGTAGCATAG
- a CDS encoding PLP-dependent aminotransferase family protein, whose translation MLWLPIDRTSNIPLIRQIYLELRNKILNAELKAEQRLPATRSLAASLGVSRNVILEAYDQLIAEGYLEGRSGSGTYVARGACWEFLPTQRHTEEKMTSLLTDSPMSLSDKETGGIDIIDFRSGLPALDSFPRKLWGQLAKQVFTEIPNALLGYGQPEGCVELRSVLSKYLWKTRGVICNPEQIVITSGATQAFSLVGELLLKPGSRVILEDPVTRELQKIFIALQAELFPVPVDEQGLQTHLLPPDKKPSFIFVTPSHQFPLGSVLTIQRRISLLEYAKSTDCFIVEDDYDSEFRYEGTPVSSLQGLDPERVIYIGTFSKILSPALRIGYIVLPVSLVERCRYFKRLKDQHTAYFEQLILAQFIQDGYLERHIARMKKLYQKRRQILKQNLIDRFADRVKIFGDSTGLHFVASFPKINFCKKTLQKLESQGVRIYPVTAHTVFQERHQHQVILGYGNLTISQIEAGIQRLQKSLSDI comes from the coding sequence ATGCTGTGGTTACCGATCGATCGCACATCGAACATCCCCTTGATTCGGCAGATCTATTTGGAATTACGCAACAAAATTTTAAACGCAGAACTAAAAGCCGAACAGCGTCTCCCTGCAACCCGCTCTTTGGCTGCAAGCTTGGGAGTGTCCAGAAATGTCATTTTAGAAGCTTACGACCAACTCATTGCAGAAGGCTACTTGGAAGGGCGATCGGGATCGGGGACTTATGTAGCTCGGGGGGCTTGTTGGGAATTCTTACCAACTCAAAGACACACCGAAGAAAAAATGACCAGCCTCCTGACAGATTCCCCGATGTCCCTCTCAGACAAAGAAACTGGCGGAATTGACATCATTGATTTTCGCTCCGGGCTTCCAGCCCTAGATTCCTTTCCCCGCAAACTCTGGGGACAGCTAGCCAAGCAAGTCTTTACGGAGATACCAAACGCTCTACTTGGTTACGGACAACCAGAGGGATGCGTTGAGTTACGATCCGTGCTCTCAAAATATCTTTGGAAAACAAGAGGTGTCATCTGCAATCCCGAACAAATTGTCATCACAAGTGGAGCAACTCAAGCATTTTCGCTAGTAGGGGAACTGCTTTTAAAGCCAGGAAGTCGAGTTATTCTTGAAGATCCGGTGACTCGCGAGCTCCAGAAAATATTTATTGCTTTGCAGGCAGAACTCTTTCCCGTTCCAGTTGATGAGCAAGGCTTGCAGACTCACCTCCTACCTCCTGACAAAAAACCAAGTTTTATCTTTGTCACGCCTTCCCACCAGTTTCCCCTAGGTAGCGTTCTGACCATTCAACGACGAATTTCCTTACTCGAATATGCCAAGTCTACGGACTGCTTTATCGTCGAAGATGACTATGACAGCGAGTTTCGCTATGAAGGGACTCCAGTCAGTTCCTTGCAAGGGCTAGATCCCGAACGTGTCATTTATATTGGTACTTTTAGTAAGATTCTCTCGCCTGCTTTACGTATAGGGTATATAGTACTACCAGTCTCTTTGGTAGAAAGGTGTCGTTACTTTAAACGGTTGAAAGACCAACACACTGCATATTTTGAACAACTTATCTTGGCCCAATTTATTCAGGATGGTTATTTGGAACGACATATTGCCAGAATGAAAAAGCTCTATCAAAAGCGACGACAAATTCTCAAACAAAATCTGATAGATCGGTTTGCCGATCGAGTCAAAATATTTGGAGATTCTACCGGGCTGCATTTCGTTGCGTCTTTTCCTAAAATCAACTTTTGTAAAAAAACTTTACAAAAACTTGAATCCCAAGGAGTGCGAATTTACCCTGTCACTGCTCATACTGTCTTTCAAGAGCGCCACCAACATCAAGTGATTCTGGGTTATGGCAATTTGACCATTTCTCAAATTGAAGCTGGTATCCAAAGGCTGCAAAAAAGTTTGAGTGATATTTAA
- the rpsN gene encoding 30S ribosomal protein S14: MAKKSMIEREKKRAKLVQKYAAKREALLDEFKEAESPLDKLEIHRQIQQLPRNSAPTRRRNRCWLTGRPRGVYRDFGLSRNVLREWAHEGLLPGVVKSSW, translated from the coding sequence ATGGCAAAAAAGAGCATGATTGAGCGCGAGAAAAAACGCGCTAAATTGGTACAAAAGTACGCTGCAAAAAGAGAAGCGTTGCTGGACGAATTTAAAGAGGCAGAATCTCCTTTAGATAAGCTGGAGATTCATCGGCAAATTCAACAACTTCCCCGCAATAGCGCTCCTACCCGCCGTCGCAACCGCTGCTGGTTAACAGGTCGTCCAAGAGGCGTTTACCGTGACTTTGGGCTATCTCGGAACGTCCTTCGGGAATGGGCGCACGAAGGTCTTTTGCCTGGAGTGGTTAAGTCTAGCTGGTAG
- a CDS encoding LysE family translocator produces MFEAQSFLAFLATSTLLIFAPGPDMLLVISRGFSQGSLAAIVSALGATTGIFVHTCLAAFGMSVLLQTSKTLFLVVKLVGAVYLIYLGIKLIQDKPNSLALKQQMPVSMRVVYAQGVFSSVLNPKLALFILAFLPQFVSSPNHSTIQIIILGLILGTQALMIFSLIGIFSSNIATLFIRNSQFSNYLRIATGGTLAFLGLNLAV; encoded by the coding sequence ATGTTTGAAGCACAAAGTTTTTTAGCTTTCCTTGCAACATCAACATTGCTTATTTTTGCTCCCGGTCCAGATATGCTGCTCGTGATTAGTCGGGGTTTTTCTCAAGGATCTCTAGCAGCAATTGTTTCAGCATTGGGAGCAACGACAGGCATTTTTGTTCATACCTGTTTGGCTGCTTTTGGTATGTCAGTTTTACTTCAAACTTCCAAGACACTTTTTCTCGTTGTCAAACTAGTTGGAGCAGTTTACCTTATTTATCTTGGAATTAAATTGATACAAGACAAACCAAACAGTCTTGCTTTAAAGCAACAAATGCCAGTCAGTATGCGTGTTGTTTACGCTCAGGGCGTTTTCTCTAGTGTTTTAAATCCCAAATTAGCGTTATTTATATTAGCCTTTCTGCCACAGTTTGTATCTTCACCAAACCACTCTACGATTCAAATAATTATCTTGGGGTTGATACTTGGTACTCAAGCCCTGATGATTTTCTCTCTAATTGGTATTTTTTCAAGCAACATAGCAACCTTATTTATACGGAATTCTCAATTTTCCAATTACTTACGTATAGCGACTGGCGGAACACTGGCATTTCTTGGTTTAAATCTTGCTGTATAG